Proteins encoded together in one Thermococcus barophilus MP window:
- a CDS encoding radical SAM protein produces the protein MTNVYHIVKFQRGDAYVLFHGCHWRCSYCVWAFEKWNLCLPDDLKRKLDKLWIRGDIKFLSIEEVVRILKENGVKLAFFGGGEPTIDRELKPLIKQLKKEGISVWLITNGELLDKELVELVKGVTFSIKAFDDELHKRITGVSNYKVLENFKRFAKSGKIVAETVYVKGIVECDEILKIAKFIASLNPKIRFRIDPLVQNPIYEEVDECIRKVRRILPNTYRIRGTGKGEPPNLLYPEVSKIWEKHS, from the coding sequence ATGACGAATGTTTATCACATTGTCAAGTTTCAACGCGGAGATGCATATGTGCTCTTCCATGGTTGTCATTGGCGCTGTTCTTATTGTGTATGGGCGTTTGAAAAATGGAATCTGTGTCTTCCAGATGATTTAAAGAGAAAGCTTGATAAGCTGTGGATCCGAGGGGATATTAAATTTTTGAGCATTGAGGAAGTTGTGAGAATTTTAAAGGAAAATGGTGTTAAGCTGGCTTTTTTCGGAGGCGGAGAACCTACAATTGATAGAGAGCTCAAACCCTTGATAAAACAGTTGAAAAAAGAAGGGATTAGTGTATGGCTTATCACTAACGGTGAGCTTTTGGATAAGGAACTTGTTGAGTTGGTGAAGGGGGTAACATTCAGCATAAAAGCCTTTGATGATGAGCTTCACAAGAGGATAACTGGTGTTTCTAACTATAAGGTTCTTGAGAACTTTAAACGCTTTGCAAAAAGCGGAAAAATAGTTGCCGAAACTGTTTATGTTAAAGGTATAGTAGAGTGTGATGAAATATTAAAAATAGCCAAATTCATAGCATCACTAAATCCAAAAATCAGGTTCAGAATTGATCCCCTTGTCCAGAACCCCATATATGAAGAGGTTGATGAATGCATAAGAAAAGTGAGAAGAATCCTGCCAAACACGTATAGAATAAGGGGAACAGGAAAAGGTGAGCCTCCCAATTTGCTTTATCCTGAGGTGAGTAAAATATGGGAAAAGCACTCATGA
- a CDS encoding ABC transporter substrate-binding protein: MKRKVALILTILMFGVIIAGCINQQTSSTPSTTPTSTTTQATSSKEMTVAHTTSTTKAPTETEQRKYPITITDFADRKVTIEKEPQRIVSLAPSITETLYFLGALDKVVGVTQYDDFPPGVQEGRTIIGGFSNPNIEIIASLKPDLIIATSMHMKYLTQLEQIAPVVIIDPKNMDDIYKAIELLGKVVDKEEQAQKVIANMKSKVEEIQSAVKSKPKVKVFYVVWNNPMMTAGKGTFIDDLIKLAGGENIFSDVEGWAQVSIEQVLAKDPEVIILTPHCGMTVQDVYHSELSKTTAAKEGKVVVIQNDNVLVRPSPRIVIGLEELAKVIHPDVFGGKYPLTVIDFMNRTVTIEKEPQRIVSLAPSITETLFYIGAGDKVVGVTKYDDFPPQVANITKIGGFSDPNIEIIASLKPDLIIGTSMHLKYLDQLQQIAPVIIVAPRNIDEIYKQIELLGKVTNREEYAQSVVNEMKAKVEYITSRVREKPKPKVFFISWWNPIYTPGRDTFQGDLIELAGGENVFNDLTGWAQVSIEQVLARNPEIIILSAHAGISPEQLCETELAKTDAVKNGRVYVISDDNIISRPGPRIVLGLEELAEFIHPEVFNYEPQPLKCSASVSG; encoded by the coding sequence ATGAAAAGAAAAGTCGCCCTAATTTTGACAATTTTGATGTTTGGAGTAATAATAGCGGGCTGTATAAATCAACAGACATCTTCAACCCCAAGCACAACCCCAACAAGTACGACTACCCAAGCAACCTCCTCAAAAGAGATGACAGTAGCTCACACAACCTCAACTACAAAAGCTCCAACGGAGACTGAACAGCGAAAGTATCCAATAACCATCACTGATTTTGCAGATAGAAAAGTTACCATTGAAAAAGAGCCTCAGAGAATTGTTTCCTTAGCTCCAAGTATAACCGAAACCTTATACTTCCTCGGGGCTTTGGACAAAGTTGTAGGTGTTACCCAATATGATGATTTTCCCCCGGGAGTGCAGGAAGGTAGAACAATTATTGGTGGATTCAGCAATCCAAACATCGAAATAATTGCATCTCTCAAACCCGATCTAATCATCGCTACATCTATGCACATGAAATATCTCACTCAACTTGAGCAGATTGCTCCGGTTGTAATAATTGATCCTAAGAACATGGATGATATCTACAAAGCAATTGAACTTCTTGGTAAAGTTGTCGACAAGGAAGAACAAGCACAAAAAGTTATTGCAAATATGAAGTCAAAAGTTGAGGAAATCCAAAGTGCAGTTAAGAGCAAGCCAAAAGTCAAGGTCTTTTATGTTGTTTGGAATAATCCCATGATGACCGCTGGAAAGGGAACTTTCATTGATGACTTGATTAAATTAGCCGGTGGAGAAAACATATTCAGTGATGTTGAAGGATGGGCACAGGTAAGTATAGAGCAGGTTTTAGCTAAGGATCCAGAAGTCATAATTCTCACACCTCATTGTGGAATGACGGTTCAGGATGTATATCACAGCGAACTTTCAAAGACAACTGCCGCCAAGGAAGGAAAGGTGGTGGTAATTCAAAACGACAATGTCCTTGTAAGACCCTCTCCAAGAATTGTTATTGGGCTCGAAGAGCTTGCAAAAGTTATTCATCCTGATGTATTTGGAGGAAAGTACCCCCTCACTGTTATTGACTTCATGAACAGAACAGTCACAATTGAAAAAGAGCCCCAAAGAATTGTCTCACTTGCACCAAGCATAACAGAAACCCTGTTCTATATAGGTGCCGGTGATAAGGTTGTTGGTGTTACAAAGTACGATGACTTCCCACCTCAAGTAGCTAATATTACGAAAATTGGTGGCTTTAGCGATCCTAATATTGAGATTATCGCATCACTTAAACCAGACTTGATTATCGGAACTTCAATGCACCTTAAATATCTTGACCAGCTCCAGCAGATTGCACCGGTAATAATCGTTGCACCAAGAAACATTGATGAAATCTATAAACAAATTGAGCTTTTGGGTAAGGTTACCAACAGAGAAGAATATGCACAGAGTGTTGTTAATGAAATGAAGGCAAAAGTTGAGTACATAACTTCAAGGGTCAGGGAGAAACCAAAACCAAAGGTTTTCTTCATAAGCTGGTGGAACCCAATCTACACTCCTGGTAGAGATACGTTCCAAGGCGATCTTATTGAATTAGCTGGTGGAGAGAATGTATTCAATGATTTAACTGGGTGGGCACAAGTTAGCATTGAGCAGGTATTGGCGAGAAATCCAGAAATCATAATACTTTCAGCTCATGCTGGAATTTCGCCAGAACAGCTCTGTGAGACAGAACTCGCAAAGACAGATGCTGTAAAGAACGGTAGGGTCTATGTTATAAGCGACGACAACATAATTTCGCGTCCAGGGCCAAGAATTGTGCTGGGATTGGAGGAGCTGGCAGAATTCATACATCCTGAAGTTTTCAACTATGAACCACAACCGTTAAAGTGTAGTGCCTCGGTCTCTGGTTGA
- the cobT gene encoding nicotinate mononucleotide-dependent phosphoribosyltransferase CobT — MMLVVLGNTEISTIPGISVAGATPELTKLTPPADAEYLFYEKPKIIDAIPVTPEGHPTPAIITKAAKELVDFPIVIVRGGTYLAPLVPHVHISDVVGRDFRREKALPEVEKIIENAKLFGEQLSKLNLREIVIGESTPGGTTTAQAVLWALGYDARTSSAAPSNPQSLKEQVIMEGFKRAGIEKGGFADEPLKALEEFGDPMMATVIGLSQGFKGNVVLAGGTQMLAIAALLKAKGEDLSRFMIATTKWVVNDESSTFKKTAKDIGIIYYYAELDFSKSRFKGLQDYERGYVKEGVGAGGAVWLAVKKGFTAEDVAKKVDELYERLMEIGGKG, encoded by the coding sequence ATGATGCTGGTAGTTTTGGGGAACACTGAGATAAGCACAATCCCGGGAATAAGTGTTGCTGGAGCAACTCCGGAGTTAACCAAATTGACGCCGCCTGCTGATGCCGAATATCTGTTTTATGAAAAGCCTAAAATCATTGATGCTATCCCTGTAACTCCAGAAGGGCACCCAACACCGGCTATAATCACTAAAGCCGCTAAGGAACTGGTTGATTTTCCAATTGTAATTGTCAGGGGAGGAACGTATTTAGCTCCATTAGTTCCCCATGTTCACATAAGCGACGTAGTCGGAAGGGACTTCCGCAGAGAAAAGGCCCTCCCGGAGGTAGAAAAAATAATAGAGAATGCAAAGCTATTTGGAGAGCAGCTGAGCAAACTTAATCTGAGAGAGATCGTAATCGGTGAATCAACCCCTGGAGGAACGACAACGGCTCAAGCTGTTCTCTGGGCTTTGGGATATGATGCAAGAACAAGCTCAGCAGCTCCAAGTAACCCGCAGAGCTTGAAGGAGCAGGTAATCATGGAAGGCTTCAAAAGAGCTGGCATTGAAAAAGGTGGATTTGCAGATGAGCCTTTAAAAGCATTGGAGGAATTTGGCGATCCAATGATGGCAACCGTTATTGGACTCTCCCAGGGGTTTAAAGGTAACGTTGTCTTAGCAGGTGGAACTCAGATGCTGGCAATAGCTGCTCTGCTCAAAGCAAAGGGAGAAGATTTGAGCAGATTCATGATTGCTACGACGAAGTGGGTTGTAAATGATGAGAGTTCAACGTTCAAGAAGACGGCAAAAGATATTGGTATAATCTACTACTACGCTGAGCTTGACTTCTCAAAGAGCAGGTTCAAAGGTCTGCAGGACTATGAGAGAGGATATGTGAAGGAAGGCGTTGGAGCTGGAGGAGCAGTTTGGCTGGCAGTTAAGAAAGGGTTTACAGCTGAGGATGTTGCAAAGAAGGTTGATGAGCTTTATGAGAGGCTTATGGAGATTGGAGGGAAGGGTTAA
- a CDS encoding adenosylcobinamide amidohydrolase: protein MVNKHYIHPFKEPMLSLSNAPHNGGLFKANGFFFMHVHKNYSGNYKEDCLNFEKQNGLRDFVGFMTAVDIPKVLAHAKSGRVEAYVTAGITNPAIAGDEPPPWKPGTINIAIIIHKGLTVGALANAIMTATEAKTYTLLKLGYNATGTTSDGIGVFAYEGREEWAGTATKLGISIGKAIRKALKESLVKWEKIKN from the coding sequence ATGGTCAACAAACACTACATTCATCCTTTCAAGGAGCCAATGCTCAGCTTAAGCAACGCCCCTCATAACGGGGGGCTATTCAAGGCCAACGGGTTCTTCTTCATGCACGTTCACAAGAACTACAGTGGCAACTACAAAGAAGACTGCCTTAATTTCGAAAAGCAGAACGGATTAAGGGACTTTGTGGGCTTCATGACCGCTGTGGACATTCCAAAAGTTCTCGCCCATGCAAAAAGCGGAAGAGTTGAAGCATATGTAACAGCTGGAATAACAAATCCTGCCATAGCGGGTGACGAGCCTCCGCCATGGAAGCCCGGAACGATAAACATTGCTATCATAATACATAAAGGGTTAACCGTTGGAGCATTGGCAAATGCTATAATGACTGCAACGGAAGCAAAAACTTACACCCTGCTGAAGCTTGGCTATAATGCAACTGGAACTACAAGCGATGGGATTGGGGTGTTTGCTTATGAAGGAAGAGAAGAGTGGGCTGGAACTGCAACAAAGCTCGGTATCTCAATCGGAAAAGCCATAAGAAAAGCCCTAAAGGAAAGCTTGGTCAAATGGGAGAAAATCAAAAACTAG
- a CDS encoding CBS domain-containing protein, producing the protein MVILPRPIDPREIRRIRKELGITQEELAKRAGVTQAYIAKLESGKVDPRLSTFNRILEALLQCKKAQLKAKDVMSSPIIAVKPYDQVDKIIKLMNEHNISQVPVIAGNKVVGSVTEKTLVRKSLEYEDIYERKAMEVMEEPFPIVNEEEDIEVVKYLLEEHPAVIVQNKEGKPVGIITRSDLFRLK; encoded by the coding sequence ATGGTAATTCTCCCCCGCCCCATTGATCCGCGAGAGATACGGCGAATCAGAAAAGAGCTTGGAATTACCCAAGAGGAACTTGCTAAAAGGGCAGGTGTTACCCAAGCGTATATAGCTAAGCTTGAGAGTGGAAAAGTTGATCCCAGACTTTCAACTTTTAATCGAATTCTTGAGGCCCTTCTTCAGTGTAAAAAGGCTCAGCTTAAAGCTAAAGATGTCATGTCTTCTCCGATAATTGCTGTTAAACCATATGATCAAGTGGATAAGATAATTAAGCTGATGAATGAACATAACATATCCCAGGTTCCTGTGATTGCAGGAAACAAAGTCGTTGGATCTGTAACTGAAAAAACACTTGTGAGAAAGAGCCTGGAATACGAAGACATCTACGAGAGAAAAGCTATGGAAGTCATGGAGGAACCTTTTCCAATAGTTAATGAGGAGGAGGACATTGAGGTTGTTAAGTATCTCCTTGAAGAGCATCCCGCTGTTATAGTTCAGAACAAAGAGGGAAAGCCTGTAGGGATAATAACCCGCTCAGACTTGTTCCGGCTTAAGTGA
- a CDS encoding DMT family transporter, giving the protein MNTLIFGVVLSLLSAFGWGFSSILIKVSMRNKSAITVNIVRLYIIAVVYAVFFMVNGNWREVLNLTPLQLMVAFVSAQFGFVIGDYFFFNAMKIMGVSRTVPITSSYPLWAILWAYLFLGRNIRPQIIFGAFLIVLAIIIVRQGEIEEHLDMKGFVFALLAPLSWSFAIITMEWLSAQISPFTLAGLRMMFAALGISVFLKRYEGEIKEITRRELTALAGAAFLGLFIGQYSFVKAVSLVGSPIAAPVSSINPIISATLAILILREPPNSKILTGLVMAVIGVILISTA; this is encoded by the coding sequence ATGAACACTCTGATATTTGGAGTGGTACTATCACTTTTGTCAGCATTTGGATGGGGGTTCTCTTCCATACTGATAAAGGTGAGCATGAGGAACAAAAGTGCAATAACTGTAAACATAGTTAGGCTCTATATTATTGCAGTAGTTTATGCAGTCTTCTTTATGGTTAATGGAAACTGGAGGGAAGTTTTAAACTTGACACCTCTTCAGCTTATGGTTGCATTTGTATCTGCCCAGTTCGGGTTTGTTATCGGAGATTACTTTTTCTTTAATGCCATGAAAATCATGGGTGTTTCAAGAACGGTGCCCATAACTTCATCTTATCCCCTCTGGGCAATTTTATGGGCATATTTGTTTCTCGGAAGAAATATCCGCCCACAGATAATATTCGGTGCATTTTTAATAGTCCTCGCTATTATAATTGTGCGGCAGGGGGAAATAGAGGAACATTTGGATATGAAAGGATTTGTATTTGCTCTCTTAGCTCCGTTATCGTGGAGTTTTGCCATAATTACCATGGAATGGCTCTCTGCTCAAATTTCCCCTTTTACATTGGCCGGGCTTAGGATGATGTTTGCTGCTTTGGGCATAAGCGTGTTCTTGAAGAGGTATGAAGGTGAAATAAAGGAAATCACAAGAAGAGAATTAACAGCATTAGCAGGAGCAGCGTTTTTAGGCTTATTCATTGGACAGTATTCCTTTGTGAAGGCTGTTAGTTTAGTTGGTTCCCCAATTGCAGCACCAGTTTCCTCTATAAACCCGATTATCTCGGCAACATTGGCTATTCTTATTCTGAGAGAACCTCCAAACAGCAAGATTCTGACCGGTTTAGTAATGGCAGTGATTGGTGTGATATTGATAAGCACGGCATAA
- a CDS encoding DHH family phosphoesterase produces MKVLILGGGAIGRTIAEALKGEFDITIIEKDELRARSLSESGFQVVHGDFSYTATLLKAHIDKADLAIITTMDVPTIKRTIQVIRSNNKSIPILTILPDDVSQEDIVNQIKEEFETEVKIDYAVSPRKAISKVVVDIVEMFGEKKNANLLAKKLQQLKQKGDGLLIVMHDNPDPDSMASAAALKTIAQNFGFKVHIVYGGEITHHENKALLNVLGVDMSKVSRGSYEIKRYPFIALIDSQPNGNLTILEEDDFKKIQIIIDHHQILQSLKEKLPQDAFVDIRPEVNATSSILAEYFKALNLPLNETLSTGLFYGIYVDTKKFSKLSHVDLKAIEFLAEKVNYELLDKIEHPDISTETAEILARAILNRKIYKNVVVSNVGFITNRDAIAESADFLLRLEGITTVLVFGIVDDRIEISARTRDVRINIGKVLKDAFGDIGSGGGHAQSGGARISLGIFKLAKDKSSLLRLAEEAITEKFLEALGVKES; encoded by the coding sequence ATGAAGGTCCTCATACTCGGTGGAGGAGCAATCGGAAGAACTATCGCAGAAGCTTTGAAAGGGGAGTTTGATATCACAATTATTGAAAAAGATGAGCTACGAGCCAGGTCACTATCTGAAAGTGGCTTTCAAGTTGTTCACGGTGATTTTTCATACACTGCCACTCTACTCAAGGCGCACATAGATAAGGCCGATTTAGCGATCATTACAACAATGGATGTTCCCACAATAAAGCGCACCATCCAAGTAATACGCTCAAACAATAAATCTATTCCTATTCTTACGATTCTTCCTGATGATGTAAGCCAGGAGGATATTGTGAATCAAATTAAGGAAGAATTTGAAACAGAGGTTAAAATAGACTACGCTGTATCTCCAAGAAAGGCTATCTCTAAGGTCGTTGTTGATATAGTTGAGATGTTTGGGGAAAAGAAGAATGCAAATCTTCTTGCTAAAAAACTCCAGCAACTCAAACAAAAAGGAGACGGTCTTCTGATAGTTATGCACGATAATCCAGATCCAGACTCCATGGCAAGTGCGGCAGCATTAAAGACAATAGCACAAAACTTCGGATTTAAAGTGCATATAGTGTACGGTGGAGAAATTACCCATCACGAAAATAAAGCCCTTTTAAATGTTCTTGGAGTTGACATGAGCAAAGTTTCAAGGGGTTCTTATGAGATTAAAAGATACCCTTTCATTGCTCTTATAGACTCCCAACCCAATGGAAATCTTACAATTCTTGAAGAGGACGATTTCAAAAAGATTCAAATTATCATTGACCATCATCAAATTCTTCAAAGCCTTAAAGAAAAGCTGCCCCAAGATGCATTTGTTGATATAAGGCCAGAGGTCAACGCAACTTCCTCAATACTTGCCGAATACTTTAAAGCTCTTAATTTACCACTAAACGAAACCCTTTCCACAGGTTTGTTTTATGGTATTTATGTTGATACAAAGAAGTTTTCAAAGCTCAGCCATGTTGACCTAAAAGCCATTGAATTCCTGGCAGAGAAAGTCAATTATGAGCTCCTTGATAAAATCGAGCATCCGGATATCTCAACAGAAACCGCTGAGATCCTCGCCAGAGCAATTCTTAACAGAAAAATATACAAGAATGTGGTTGTTTCGAACGTTGGATTTATAACGAACAGAGACGCCATAGCGGAATCTGCCGATTTCCTCCTAAGGCTTGAGGGGATAACTACAGTCCTTGTTTTTGGAATAGTTGATGATAGAATTGAGATATCCGCCAGGACAAGGGATGTGAGAATCAACATTGGAAAAGTCCTAAAGGATGCATTTGGGGACATAGGTAGCGGAGGAGGTCATGCACAGTCTGGAGGAGCAAGGATAAGCCTTGGGATATTTAAACTGGCAAAGGATAAGAGCTCCTTACTCAGACTTGCAGAAGAGGCTATAACAGAAAAATTCCTTGAAGCATTGGGAGTAAAAGAGAGCTGA
- a CDS encoding PRC-barrel domain-containing protein: MVMRLSKLYGKQIYNTKGYYVGYVDEVLIDIDRGHGKVLALGLPGEKVGIPYDRVTAIGDIILVKAKEE; this comes from the coding sequence ATGGTAATGAGACTGTCAAAACTTTATGGGAAACAGATATACAACACCAAAGGATACTACGTTGGCTATGTTGACGAGGTCTTGATTGACATCGACAGAGGGCATGGAAAGGTTTTAGCCCTTGGATTACCCGGCGAGAAAGTCGGAATTCCCTACGACAGGGTCACCGCGATTGGGGACATCATTTTGGTTAAAGCCAAAGAGGAGTGA
- a CDS encoding DUF120 domain-containing protein, which yields MKKLKLILQIAKNGAIGEKVKITLRELSRELEVSPQTVLRWLDELEKEGYITRTVEGKKTCIELTDKALMYLEELYEQLSNVLYQGVIIGEVISGLGEGAYYVRQYAPLIREYLGFEPYPGTLNIKIIFPKTIFDALCNVKPILIPGFVKNGRTFGDVRAYKVKINGIEGAIVIPSRTIHPPRIAEVIAPIYLRRELNLKDGSRIKLKVIR from the coding sequence ATGAAAAAGCTTAAATTAATCCTACAGATTGCAAAAAACGGTGCAATCGGTGAAAAGGTTAAAATTACCCTTAGAGAGCTATCAAGAGAGCTTGAGGTCTCTCCCCAAACTGTTTTAAGATGGCTTGATGAACTTGAAAAAGAAGGATATATAACGCGCACAGTTGAAGGAAAGAAAACCTGCATCGAGCTGACTGACAAAGCTCTGATGTACCTGGAAGAGCTTTATGAACAACTCTCGAATGTTTTATATCAGGGGGTGATAATTGGAGAAGTTATTTCAGGACTTGGAGAAGGGGCATACTATGTGAGACAGTATGCTCCCCTAATTAGGGAGTATCTTGGATTTGAACCATATCCCGGCACACTCAACATAAAGATAATTTTCCCAAAGACTATTTTTGATGCACTATGCAACGTCAAACCAATACTGATTCCAGGCTTTGTTAAGAATGGAAGGACTTTTGGGGATGTTAGAGCCTATAAAGTTAAAATAAACGGAATTGAAGGTGCCATAGTGATACCCTCAAGAACCATACACCCTCCAAGAATCGCCGAGGTTATAGCACCCATTTACTTAAGGAGGGAGCTTAACTTAAAAGATGGCTCAAGAATAAAGCTGAAGGTGATAAGATGA
- a CDS encoding endonuclease V, translating to MSRANVNFKKIAEVQRKLSKRIVEKPLDISRIKTIGAVDVSYKKGKAKAAFVLCSFPSCEILKAKVIETNVDFPYIPTFFFLRETRPVLLAIRGETFDVLLVEGHGKAHPRGYGLASHIGLLLKKPTIGIAKKPLRGYPEGSLVKVGKAYVSVGNLIDLNSAAKIVEMVNENGYPKPLKIADKLSKGAEK from the coding sequence ATGAGCAGAGCTAATGTGAACTTTAAAAAGATTGCTGAAGTGCAGAGAAAGCTCAGCAAAAGGATAGTTGAAAAACCATTGGATATTTCGCGAATTAAAACAATTGGTGCAGTTGATGTTTCATATAAAAAAGGCAAGGCAAAGGCGGCTTTTGTTTTGTGTTCCTTTCCTTCATGTGAGATTTTGAAAGCTAAAGTCATTGAGACTAACGTTGATTTTCCATATATCCCAACATTTTTCTTTTTGAGGGAAACAAGACCAGTTTTATTGGCAATAAGAGGAGAAACCTTCGATGTTCTCTTAGTTGAGGGACATGGCAAAGCTCATCCAAGGGGCTACGGTTTGGCGTCTCACATTGGTTTGCTGCTTAAAAAACCGACGATTGGAATTGCTAAGAAGCCTTTGAGAGGTTATCCAGAAGGTTCTCTTGTGAAAGTGGGAAAAGCTTATGTAAGCGTTGGAAATTTAATTGATTTGAACTCTGCAGCAAAAATTGTAGAAATGGTAAATGAGAACGGCTACCCCAAGCCGCTTAAAATTGCAGATAAACTTTCAAAGGGTGCTGAAAAATGA
- a CDS encoding translin family protein, translated as MKIAEIITKIREVLDEKDALREEALKTTRDIVRLSGDAIKALHRGNFELAEKRLNKAQELVKHLKNMLKNHQDLYFTGYVQNAHQEFVEAMLFYSYLKDQDFPSPRELEIPEADYVLGIGDFIGELRRYFLILLMNGDIAKAEEVYHFMESVYEELMTLEYPKGLVNIRQKQDQARYILERTLEDLTRAKINKALEEKLEEALKE; from the coding sequence ATGAAAATTGCAGAGATAATAACCAAAATCAGAGAGGTTCTTGATGAAAAAGATGCCCTTAGAGAGGAAGCTCTAAAAACAACAAGAGATATTGTTCGTTTAAGCGGTGATGCAATAAAGGCTCTTCATAGAGGGAATTTCGAGTTGGCTGAGAAAAGGCTCAATAAAGCTCAGGAATTAGTTAAACACCTCAAGAATATGCTCAAAAACCACCAAGATTTGTATTTCACGGGTTATGTTCAAAATGCACATCAGGAGTTTGTGGAAGCAATGCTCTTTTACAGCTATCTGAAAGACCAAGACTTCCCTTCCCCAAGAGAACTTGAAATTCCAGAGGCAGATTATGTCTTAGGCATTGGAGATTTCATTGGTGAGCTGAGGAGGTATTTCCTAATTCTGCTCATGAATGGGGACATTGCAAAAGCAGAGGAAGTCTATCACTTCATGGAGAGTGTTTATGAAGAACTCATGACTCTTGAATATCCAAAGGGATTGGTTAATATAAGACAGAAGCAGGATCAAGCACGCTATATTCTTGAGCGTACTCTTGAAGACTTAACAAGAGCAAAGATAAACAAAGCTTTAGAAGAAAAACTCGAAGAGGCTTTGAAGGAATGA
- a CDS encoding methionine adenosyltransferase translates to MAEKKRNIVVEELIRTPVEMQKVELVERKGIGHPDSIADGIAEAVSRALSREYIKRYGIILHHNTDQVEVVGGRAYPRFGGGEVIKPIYILLSGRAVEFIDREMFPVHEVAIKAAKEYLRKAVRHLNVEEHVVIDSRIGQGSVDLVSVFNKAKENPIPLANDTSFGVGYAPLSETEKIVLETEKLLNSPEFKKKWPAVGEDIKVMGLRKGDEIDLTIAAAIVDSEVANPKEYMEVKQGIYDAVKELVEEHTSRKVNIYVNTADDPEKDIYYITVTGTSAEAGDDGSVGRGNRVNGLITPNRHMSMEAAAGKNPVSHVGKIYNLLAMLIANDIAKQIEGVQEVYVRILSQIGKPIDEPLVASIQIIPKQGYKIESFERDAYEIADEWLANITKIQRMIIEDKLNVF, encoded by the coding sequence ATGGCAGAGAAAAAGAGGAATATAGTTGTGGAAGAGCTCATTAGGACTCCAGTAGAGATGCAGAAGGTTGAATTAGTTGAAAGAAAGGGAATTGGACATCCGGACAGCATAGCCGACGGTATAGCTGAAGCGGTGAGCAGGGCTCTTTCAAGAGAGTACATCAAAAGATACGGAATTATACTCCACCACAACACCGACCAAGTTGAAGTTGTAGGCGGTAGGGCATATCCAAGGTTTGGTGGCGGAGAGGTCATAAAGCCGATCTATATCCTTCTCTCAGGTAGAGCCGTTGAGTTCATTGATAGAGAAATGTTTCCAGTCCATGAAGTTGCCATAAAGGCCGCAAAAGAGTATCTGAGAAAAGCTGTTAGACACTTGAACGTTGAGGAACACGTTGTTATTGATTCAAGAATTGGTCAGGGAAGTGTTGATTTGGTAAGCGTATTTAACAAAGCAAAGGAGAATCCAATTCCTCTGGCCAATGATACCTCATTTGGAGTCGGTTATGCCCCTCTCAGCGAGACGGAGAAAATTGTTCTCGAGACCGAGAAGCTCTTGAACAGTCCAGAATTCAAAAAGAAGTGGCCGGCTGTTGGTGAAGACATCAAAGTTATGGGTCTAAGAAAGGGAGATGAGATAGACCTTACCATTGCTGCCGCTATTGTTGACAGCGAAGTTGCCAATCCAAAGGAGTACATGGAAGTTAAACAGGGAATTTATGACGCTGTTAAGGAGTTGGTTGAAGAACATACAAGCAGAAAGGTCAACATTTATGTGAACACCGCAGATGACCCAGAAAAGGACATATACTACATAACTGTCACCGGAACATCAGCTGAAGCTGGTGATGATGGCTCAGTTGGCAGAGGCAACAGGGTTAATGGGTTGATTACTCCAAACAGGCACATGAGCATGGAGGCTGCCGCAGGAAAGAACCCAGTCAGCCACGTCGGTAAGATTTACAACCTCCTTGCAATGCTGATTGCAAATGACATTGCCAAACAGATTGAAGGGGTTCAGGAGGTTTACGTCAGAATTCTCAGCCAGATTGGAAAGCCAATCGACGAGCCCTTGGTTGCAAGCATACAGATAATTCCAAAGCAGGGCTACAAGATTGAGAGCTTTGAGAGAGATGCCTATGAAATTGCAGATGAATGGCTCGCTAACATAACAAAAATACAAAGGATGATCATAGAGGACAAGCTGAATGTTTTCTGA